In a genomic window of Nostoc sp. UHCC 0870:
- a CDS encoding IS4 family transposase, with protein sequence MEEWIKQELEKTELGDQRRTKRLMKIVSNLSEKPEASVPQASVTWSQTKATYNFWDSPYIKPSMIRQGHQNATVERIAKHQVVLAIQDTTELNYTSHKALSGTGYLDSKYAKGLKVHSVLTVSTQGIPLGIIEQEVWSRKEEELGKAEQRKQKPTAEKESQRWLDGLITTQSIIPSSVQVVTIADREADFYDLLACPRTQGSDFLIRATQNRCLDGCEQRLWETLESVEPQGTMTVEVKRNPTRPSRTAILTIRYATITIEAPQNRAKKEQLAPMTLQAILVTEVDPPKEVEPITWLLLTTLEITHLEDVKKYVQWYCYRWLIERYHYVLKSGCGIEKLQLETARRLEMALATYSIVAWRLLWLTYLARCSPDASCEQILETHEWQILYATVHHQTYPLKSPPTLAEVVDWIARLGGFLGRKGDGSPGVKVLWRGLSRLHDLVQGWLVCQSLMVN encoded by the coding sequence ATGGAAGAGTGGATCAAGCAAGAACTAGAAAAAACCGAATTAGGGGATCAAAGAAGAACCAAAAGGTTAATGAAAATAGTCTCAAACTTAAGTGAAAAACCAGAAGCTAGTGTACCGCAAGCAAGTGTTACATGGTCACAAACCAAAGCTACATATAACTTCTGGGATTCACCCTACATCAAACCATCTATGATTAGACAAGGACATCAAAATGCGACAGTAGAGCGAATCGCCAAGCATCAGGTAGTCTTGGCAATACAAGATACAACAGAACTGAATTACACCAGCCACAAAGCCCTATCAGGAACAGGATATCTGGACAGCAAATATGCCAAAGGATTAAAAGTCCACTCAGTATTAACAGTCAGTACACAGGGAATACCATTAGGCATCATCGAGCAAGAGGTGTGGTCAAGAAAAGAAGAAGAATTAGGAAAAGCGGAACAAAGGAAACAAAAACCAACCGCAGAAAAAGAAAGTCAAAGATGGCTTGATGGCTTAATCACAACACAGTCAATAATTCCTTCTTCAGTACAAGTAGTGACAATTGCCGACCGAGAAGCCGATTTTTATGACTTACTTGCTTGTCCTCGCACTCAAGGGTCAGATTTTTTGATTCGTGCTACTCAAAATCGCTGTTTGGATGGTTGTGAGCAGCGTTTATGGGAAACTTTAGAGTCTGTAGAGCCTCAAGGCACAATGACGGTGGAGGTCAAACGCAATCCGACGCGACCTTCCAGAACAGCTATACTGACGATTCGTTATGCCACGATTACTATTGAAGCCCCTCAAAATCGAGCCAAAAAAGAACAACTAGCTCCGATGACATTACAGGCAATTTTAGTCACTGAAGTTGACCCACCAAAAGAGGTTGAACCGATTACTTGGTTACTTCTGACCACATTAGAAATTACCCATCTTGAAGATGTGAAGAAGTATGTGCAATGGTATTGTTATCGGTGGTTAATTGAACGTTATCATTATGTCTTAAAAAGTGGTTGTGGAATTGAAAAGTTACAACTCGAAACGGCGCGAAGATTAGAGATGGCTTTAGCGACCTACAGTATAGTTGCTTGGCGTTTGTTGTGGTTGACTTATTTAGCTCGTTGTTCACCAGATGCCAGTTGTGAACAAATTTTAGAAACTCACGAGTGGCAAATTCTCTATGCCACCGTACATCATCAAACTTATCCTCTTAAATCGCCACCGACGCTGGCTGAAGTTGTCGATTGGATTGCTCGATTAGGTGGTTTTTTGGGTCGAAAAGGTGATGGTTCTCCAGGTGTAAAAGTTCTCTGGCGTGGATTGAGCCGATTACATGATCTTGTTCAAGGTTGGCTTGTTTGTCAGTCTCTTATGGTTAATTAA
- the pflB gene encoding formate C-acetyltransferase: protein MLAQWQSFKTGKWIEEINVRDFIQNNYTLYSGDESFLTGATPTTQALWDQVKDLMAVEREKGILDTDTEVVSTITSHQPGYIHRELEQIVGLQTEKPLKRAIMPLGGIRIVKDSLQAYGYEINPQTAEIFTKYRKTHNDGVFDAYTREMRLCRHYGIITGLPDAYGRGRIIGDYRRVALYGVDALITDKKAQLTSLELDVIDEDTIRLREEISEQIKALFELKKMAASYGFDISNPAATAKEAVQWLYFGYLAAVKEQNGAAMSLGRVSTFLDIYFERDLQQGKITESELQELIDHFVMKLRMVRFLRTPDYNELFSGDPTWVTECIGGVGEDGRPLVTKNSFRLLHTLYNLGAAPEPNLTVLWSEHLPENFKRFCTKVSLHTSSIQYENDDLMRSYWGDDYAIACCVSAMRIGKQMQFFGARVNLAKCLLYAINGGKDEKSGEQVAPAIAPITSEYLDYQQVCSQLETMMAWLAKAYINTLNVIHYMHDKYCYERIEMALHDRDIIRTMACGIAGLSVVADALSAIKYAKVKVLRNETGLAVDYEITGDFPKYGNNDNQVDQIAVDLVTKFMNELRKHPTYRQATPTQSVLTITSNVVYGKKTGNTPDGRKAGEPFAPGANPMHGRDSKGAIASLESVAKIPYEYAQDGISNTFSVVPSALGKLEVDQINNLVGMLDGYFHDGGHHINVNVLKREMLLDAMEHPELYPQLTIRVSGYAVNFIKLTKEQQLDVIKRTFHERF from the coding sequence ATGTTGGCACAATGGCAAAGCTTTAAAACTGGCAAATGGATAGAAGAAATCAACGTCCGCGACTTCATCCAAAATAATTACACCCTTTACAGTGGCGATGAATCTTTTTTAACAGGTGCGACTCCAACAACTCAAGCACTCTGGGATCAAGTCAAAGACTTAATGGCAGTTGAACGTGAAAAAGGTATTCTCGATACAGATACAGAAGTTGTTTCTACAATTACCTCCCATCAACCGGGTTATATTCACCGCGAACTCGAACAAATAGTTGGATTGCAAACTGAAAAACCCCTCAAACGTGCCATCATGCCGTTAGGTGGGATTCGGATAGTGAAAGATTCATTACAAGCCTACGGTTACGAAATCAATCCCCAAACCGCAGAGATATTTACCAAATACCGCAAAACCCATAACGATGGGGTATTTGATGCCTACACCCGCGAAATGCGCTTATGTCGGCACTATGGTATTATCACCGGATTACCAGACGCTTACGGGCGCGGCAGGATTATTGGGGATTATCGGCGAGTGGCTTTATATGGTGTTGATGCTCTGATCACAGACAAAAAAGCACAACTCACATCCTTAGAATTAGATGTCATCGACGAAGACACAATTCGCCTACGGGAAGAAATTTCTGAACAAATCAAAGCACTCTTTGAACTGAAGAAAATGGCTGCAAGCTACGGGTTTGATATTAGCAACCCCGCAGCCACAGCGAAAGAAGCTGTGCAGTGGCTATATTTTGGCTATCTCGCCGCCGTCAAAGAACAAAACGGTGCGGCGATGTCTTTGGGACGAGTGTCTACGTTCCTGGATATTTATTTTGAACGGGACTTGCAACAAGGCAAAATCACCGAATCCGAACTGCAAGAACTCATCGACCATTTTGTGATGAAACTACGAATGGTCAGGTTTTTGCGGACACCAGATTACAATGAACTCTTTTCTGGTGATCCCACTTGGGTAACGGAATGTATTGGTGGTGTAGGTGAAGATGGTAGACCTTTGGTAACTAAAAATAGTTTCCGTCTGCTGCATACTTTGTATAATTTAGGCGCAGCACCAGAGCCAAATTTAACCGTGTTGTGGTCGGAACACTTACCAGAGAACTTTAAACGCTTTTGTACAAAAGTATCTTTACACACAAGCTCTATTCAGTATGAAAACGATGATTTAATGCGTTCATACTGGGGAGATGATTATGCGATCGCCTGTTGCGTTTCCGCCATGCGAATTGGTAAGCAAATGCAGTTTTTTGGTGCGAGAGTCAATCTAGCTAAGTGCTTGCTGTATGCGATCAACGGCGGTAAGGATGAAAAATCTGGGGAACAAGTTGCACCTGCGATCGCACCTATTACTTCCGAATATCTGGATTACCAACAGGTTTGTAGTCAGCTAGAAACTATGATGGCATGGTTGGCGAAAGCGTATATCAATACCCTCAACGTCATCCATTATATGCACGATAAATACTGCTATGAACGTATTGAAATGGCACTCCATGACCGTGATATTATACGCACAATGGCTTGCGGTATTGCAGGTTTATCGGTGGTAGCAGATGCTTTATCGGCAATTAAGTACGCAAAAGTCAAAGTATTGCGGAATGAAACCGGATTAGCAGTAGATTATGAAATTACCGGGGATTTCCCCAAATATGGCAACAACGACAATCAAGTTGATCAAATCGCAGTAGATTTAGTTACCAAATTCATGAACGAACTGCGTAAACATCCGACTTATCGCCAAGCCACACCGACACAATCAGTATTAACTATTACCTCAAACGTTGTCTATGGGAAGAAAACAGGTAATACACCCGACGGAAGAAAAGCCGGTGAACCCTTCGCACCAGGTGCAAACCCCATGCACGGACGCGATAGTAAAGGTGCGATCGCTTCGTTAGAATCAGTAGCCAAAATTCCCTATGAATATGCACAAGATGGCATTTCCAACACTTTCTCAGTTGTACCATCTGCTTTAGGTAAGTTAGAAGTTGACCAAATCAATAACCTTGTGGGAATGCTGGATGGTTACTTCCATGATGGCGGACACCACATTAATGTTAACGTCCTGAAGCGAGAAATGTTACTTGATGCAATGGAACATCCTGAGTTATATCCCCAACTCACTATTAGGGTTTCAGGTTACGCGGTGAACTTTATTAAATTGACGAAAGAACAGCAGCTTGATGTGATTAAACGGACATTCCACGAACGATTCTAA
- a CDS encoding PRC-barrel domain-containing protein: protein MTSEQIIRRSDILNTQVITRDNGKRLGIVSQVWVDIDQREVVALGLRDSLISISGLPRYMYLSSINQFGDVILVDNEDVIEDIEVEGLSNLMNWEVITETGEVLGKVRGFKFEGETGKLNSIIIASLGVPQIPEQFLSTYEISIEEVVSTGPSRLIVFEGAEERVNQLTVGVLERLGIGKAPWERGAEEEYGYSAPRAVAPSNQLPSGVPLQPPKPKVRAPEPVALEEEWTEDYIEEERPRREVMRARSYESIQYEEDEEDNWSEATGRDRYQEPPAQPYKPYTNDYNDYEDVEGDAWEDTPPQPVNIPKKVKERQPEYEEEGGY from the coding sequence ATGACCTCTGAACAAATAATTAGGCGTTCCGACATATTAAATACCCAGGTGATTACCCGCGACAATGGCAAACGACTAGGCATTGTGAGTCAAGTTTGGGTAGATATTGATCAAAGAGAGGTTGTGGCTCTTGGTTTGCGAGACAGCCTGATCTCTATCTCTGGTCTACCGCGTTATATGTACCTTAGCAGCATCAACCAATTTGGTGATGTCATCCTGGTTGATAACGAAGATGTCATCGAAGATATTGAAGTCGAAGGCCTCAGTAACCTGATGAACTGGGAAGTAATTACAGAAACAGGTGAAGTATTAGGCAAAGTGCGCGGCTTCAAATTTGAAGGCGAAACAGGTAAGCTAAACTCCATCATCATCGCTTCTCTAGGAGTCCCACAAATCCCCGAACAGTTTTTGAGTACCTACGAGATATCAATAGAAGAAGTCGTCAGCACAGGCCCCAGCCGATTAATTGTGTTTGAAGGTGCTGAAGAACGCGTCAACCAGTTAACAGTCGGTGTCCTAGAAAGACTAGGTATCGGTAAAGCACCTTGGGAAAGAGGCGCAGAAGAAGAATATGGCTATTCCGCACCCCGCGCCGTTGCACCATCCAATCAACTCCCCAGTGGCGTACCCCTACAGCCACCCAAGCCCAAAGTTCGCGCCCCCGAACCCGTAGCTTTAGAAGAAGAATGGACTGAAGATTATATAGAAGAAGAAAGACCACGGCGCGAAGTTATGAGGGCGCGGTCATATGAATCCATTCAATACGAAGAAGACGAAGAAGATAACTGGAGTGAAGCCACGGGTAGAGACAGATATCAAGAACCACCAGCCCAACCTTACAAACCCTACACCAACGATTACAACGATTATGAGGATGTAGAAGGCGATGCTTGGGAAGATACACCACCGCAACCAGTGAATATTCCCAAGAAAGTCAAAGAAAGGCAACCAGAATATGAAGAAGAAGGCGGATATTAA
- the pflA gene encoding pyruvate formate-lyase-activating protein, with the protein MQNVEFPTPKIEHHKVENSHVVPETIKSGYIHSVESCGTVDGPGIRFLIFTSGCPLRCLYCSNVDCRYMENGKQVSVDELVTEVQKYQSYMKSSGGGVTISGGEPLMQPGFVREIFKRCQELGIHTALNTSGFCNLESAKSVLEFVDLVLLDIKSFDPATYTKITGCNAEPSLALAKYLNAINKPTWIRFVLVPGLTDDPKNITDLADFIAPFNNIQRLEVLPFHKMGEYKWQELGLEYLLENTSPPSPEHVQAVLDIFRSREIFAI; encoded by the coding sequence ATGCAAAATGTAGAATTCCCAACTCCTAAAATCGAACATCACAAAGTAGAAAATAGTCATGTAGTTCCAGAAACCATTAAATCTGGTTACATACATTCAGTAGAAAGTTGTGGAACAGTTGACGGGCCGGGTATTCGATTCTTAATTTTTACATCTGGTTGTCCATTACGTTGCCTTTATTGCAGCAATGTTGACTGTCGCTACATGGAAAATGGTAAACAAGTTAGTGTTGACGAACTAGTGACAGAAGTTCAGAAGTATCAATCTTATATGAAATCTTCTGGTGGAGGTGTGACAATCAGTGGCGGAGAACCATTAATGCAACCTGGGTTTGTCCGAGAAATATTTAAACGTTGTCAAGAATTAGGCATTCATACAGCATTAAATACTTCTGGATTTTGTAACTTAGAATCGGCTAAATCTGTATTAGAATTTGTAGATTTAGTCCTGCTGGATATTAAATCATTTGATCCAGCAACTTACACCAAAATTACAGGTTGTAATGCCGAACCATCACTGGCTTTAGCTAAATATTTAAATGCAATCAATAAGCCTACTTGGATTAGATTTGTCCTAGTTCCAGGTTTAACTGATGATCCAAAAAATATTACTGATTTAGCTGATTTTATTGCCCCATTTAATAATATTCAAAGATTAGAAGTGTTACCATTTCATAAAATGGGGGAATACAAATGGCAAGAATTAGGTCTTGAATACCTATTAGAAAATACTTCTCCACCATCTCCAGAACACGTACAAGCAGTATTAGATATATTTCGCAGTAGAGAAATTTTTGCGATTTGA
- a CDS encoding AAA family ATPase — MREKIDALTQNLNRTIVGKTEAIRLVLVALLGGGHALLEDVPGVGKTLLAKSLARSVDGKFQRLQCTPDLLPTDITGTNIWNPKSGEFSFLPGPVFANVLLADEINRATPRTQSALLEVMEEHQVTVDGVSRPVPQPFFVIATQNPIEYQGTFPLPEAQMDRFMLSLSLGYPSADEELEMLQNLQHGIKVDDLQSCITLAEIAELRKLCSQVKVETSLQQYILELVRTTRQDEEITLGVSPRGTVALQKATQAVAFLLGRDYAIPDDVKMLAPHVLCHRLIPRGGRSARSVVERLLRSLPIP; from the coding sequence ATGAGAGAAAAAATTGACGCTCTAACCCAAAATCTTAACCGTACCATCGTTGGCAAAACTGAAGCCATACGCCTAGTTCTAGTGGCATTGTTAGGTGGTGGTCATGCCTTGCTAGAAGATGTCCCTGGAGTCGGTAAAACCCTCCTAGCTAAATCCTTAGCACGTTCAGTTGATGGTAAATTTCAACGGCTACAGTGTACCCCTGATTTACTACCAACAGATATCACAGGTACTAATATCTGGAATCCCAAAAGCGGCGAATTTAGTTTTCTTCCCGGCCCTGTATTTGCGAATGTGTTGTTAGCTGACGAAATCAACCGCGCTACACCCCGCACTCAATCGGCTTTGCTGGAAGTAATGGAAGAACATCAGGTGACAGTCGATGGTGTTTCCCGTCCTGTACCGCAACCGTTCTTTGTGATTGCTACCCAAAACCCCATTGAATATCAAGGTACTTTCCCTCTCCCAGAAGCCCAAATGGATCGGTTTATGCTGTCCTTGAGTTTGGGTTATCCCTCTGCGGATGAAGAATTAGAAATGCTGCAAAATCTCCAGCATGGAATCAAGGTTGATGATTTACAGTCCTGCATAACTTTGGCAGAAATAGCAGAATTACGCAAACTCTGCTCTCAAGTGAAAGTAGAAACTTCCTTGCAACAATACATCCTAGAATTGGTGCGGACAACCCGCCAAGATGAAGAAATTACCCTTGGTGTGAGTCCACGGGGTACAGTAGCCCTGCAAAAAGCCACCCAAGCCGTAGCTTTCCTGTTAGGCCGTGATTATGCCATTCCCGATGACGTGAAAATGCTCGCGCCTCATGTGCTGTGCCATAGACTGATTCCCAGAGGAGGGCGCAGTGCGAGAAGTGTTGTTGAGCGATTATTGCGATCGCTTCCTATTCCTTAA
- a CDS encoding bifunctional riboflavin kinase/FAD synthetase produces the protein MLNLSQNGCSVWVADATEKLLTPTAVALGKFDGVHIGHQRVIQPVLQPVKRDGKLGLATSLLPQLDPQAAPQERIYSTVVTFRPHPQEFFTGQARTWLTPLDEKVEQLRSLGVEQLVLLPFDRDLAALSPEEFVERILVQKLRCQQISIGQDFCFGKNRLGTAQDLQAIAATYNIPVTIVTLETSTLPALNKNSCTSLDISDNAPISTSLIRKSLETGDIKNANRCLGRLYTLIGTVVEGEQLGRTIGFPTANLELPIDKFVPCKGVYAVRVQILNETPQTNTSGEIWGVMNIGNRPTVNGTYSSVEVHLLDWSGDLYGKKLMVQLVEFLRPEQKFPSLEALKSQIQQDCAIAIQVLSQT, from the coding sequence GTGCTAAATCTGTCTCAAAATGGGTGTTCTGTGTGGGTTGCTGATGCAACTGAAAAACTGCTAACGCCAACTGCTGTTGCCCTTGGCAAGTTTGATGGCGTGCATATTGGCCATCAAAGGGTGATTCAACCAGTTTTGCAGCCAGTCAAAAGAGATGGGAAACTGGGACTCGCCACGTCACTACTCCCACAATTAGACCCCCAAGCAGCACCACAAGAACGGATATACTCCACAGTTGTAACTTTTCGCCCCCATCCCCAAGAGTTTTTCACGGGACAAGCCCGGACTTGGTTAACACCGTTAGATGAAAAAGTGGAACAATTGCGATCGCTTGGGGTAGAACAACTAGTATTATTGCCCTTCGATAGGGATTTAGCAGCTTTGTCTCCCGAAGAATTTGTGGAAAGAATTCTCGTGCAGAAACTACGCTGTCAGCAAATTAGTATCGGACAAGACTTTTGTTTTGGAAAAAATCGCCTGGGTACTGCTCAAGATTTGCAAGCGATCGCCGCTACATATAACATTCCTGTCACCATAGTTACCCTAGAAACTTCCACACTGCCCGCCCTCAACAAAAATAGTTGTACTAGCCTAGATATCAGTGACAATGCTCCCATTAGCACTTCACTGATTCGCAAGTCTCTAGAAACTGGAGATATCAAAAACGCTAATCGATGCTTGGGACGACTTTACACCCTAATTGGTACGGTGGTGGAAGGTGAACAACTAGGTAGAACCATTGGTTTTCCTACTGCTAACCTGGAACTCCCCATTGATAAGTTTGTCCCCTGCAAAGGTGTTTATGCTGTCCGCGTGCAGATTTTGAATGAGACACCGCAAACTAATACATCTGGTGAAATTTGGGGAGTGATGAATATTGGTAATCGTCCCACCGTCAACGGGACTTATTCTTCAGTGGAAGTCCATCTACTGGATTGGAGTGGCGATTTATACGGGAAAAAGCTAATGGTGCAGTTAGTCGAATTTCTGCGTCCAGAACAAAAATTTCCTTCCCTAGAAGCCCTCAAAAGCCAAATTCAACAAGATTGCGCGATCGCTATACAAGTTTTATCACAAACCTGA
- the adhE gene encoding bifunctional acetaldehyde-CoA/alcohol dehydrogenase, whose product MQVTNIEELELLVQRVKTAQAKYSNYSQEQVDVIFKKAALAANSARISLAKLAVAETGMGIVEDKVIKNHFASEFIYNKYKHEKTCGIIEEDHTFGIQKIAEPVGIVAGIVPVTNPTATAIFKALIALKTRNAIIFSPHPKSKKCTVEAAKIILKAAISAGAPEDIIAWIDEPSVELSKALMQHPDIKLILATGGPGMVHAAYSSGNPSLGVGAGNTPAIIDSSAHIQTAVSSILLSKTFDNGMICASEQSVIVVDDIYEEVKQEFLCRGAYFLNDEEKEKLGNVILKEGRLNPAIVGQSVDNLAKLAGISLRHKNDHDNQDNSSQAANTYKVLIGEVELVGVSEVFAYEKLSPILAMYRASTFPEAVDKAEKLVEFGGMGHTSVLYTNPANIDDIAYFEHKMKTGRVLINTPSSQGAIGDLYNFKLDPSLTLGCGTWGGNTVSANVTPHHLVNIKTVSQRRQNMLWFRVPPKIYLKYGCLPVALRDLVGKERAFIVTDKPLFDLGLVDKVTQVLDEIGVKHDVFHDVEPDPTLSNVNKGLALLRSYQPDVIIAIGGGSPMDAAKVMWLMYEHPDVEFEGLAMRFMDIRKRVYELPPLGKKAIMVAIPTTSGTGSEVTPFAVVTDEKVGVKYPLADYALTPNIAIADPELVLNMPKKLTAYGGIDALTHALESYVSVMATEFTDGLALQAIRLLFKYLPSAYNNGANDPKAREKVHYAATIAGMAFANAFLGICHSMAHKLGATFHVPHGLANALMISHVIRYNATDIPFKQAIFPQYKYPNAKDRYAQIADHLHLGGDTADEKVELLVSAIENLKRQVDIPSTIKQALGDEDREFYSKLEEMAEQAFDDQCTGANPRYPLMNDLKELYVLAYQGCRIDAALYHSEPEFFDGDAGILRGVGV is encoded by the coding sequence ATGCAAGTTACTAATATCGAAGAATTAGAATTACTTGTGCAACGCGTCAAAACTGCACAAGCTAAATACTCAAATTACTCTCAAGAACAAGTCGATGTCATTTTCAAAAAAGCTGCTTTAGCTGCTAATTCAGCAAGAATTTCTCTAGCAAAATTGGCAGTTGCAGAAACAGGTATGGGGATTGTAGAAGATAAAGTAATTAAAAACCACTTTGCTTCCGAATTTATTTACAATAAATACAAACATGAAAAAACCTGCGGGATCATTGAAGAAGACCATACATTTGGGATTCAAAAGATAGCTGAACCTGTGGGAATTGTTGCCGGAATTGTCCCAGTAACTAATCCTACTGCTACAGCAATTTTTAAAGCGTTAATTGCTTTAAAAACTCGTAACGCGATTATTTTTTCACCCCATCCTAAATCTAAAAAATGTACTGTAGAAGCAGCCAAAATTATCCTCAAAGCTGCAATTTCCGCAGGTGCGCCAGAAGACATTATTGCTTGGATTGATGAGCCATCAGTGGAGTTATCCAAAGCCTTAATGCAGCATCCAGACATTAAATTAATCTTAGCCACTGGCGGGCCGGGAATGGTTCATGCTGCTTATTCTTCTGGAAACCCATCATTAGGTGTTGGTGCTGGTAATACTCCAGCCATAATTGATAGTAGCGCACACATCCAAACGGCTGTCAGTTCGATTTTATTAAGTAAAACCTTTGACAATGGCATGATTTGCGCTTCGGAACAATCAGTTATTGTAGTTGATGATATTTACGAAGAAGTTAAACAGGAATTTCTCTGTCGTGGGGCATATTTTCTCAATGATGAGGAAAAAGAAAAACTGGGTAATGTAATTTTGAAAGAGGGAAGATTAAATCCCGCAATTGTAGGACAGTCAGTTGATAATTTAGCTAAGTTAGCAGGAATTTCACTGCGACATAAAAATGATCATGACAATCAAGATAATTCTTCCCAAGCAGCAAATACTTATAAAGTCTTAATTGGTGAAGTTGAATTAGTGGGCGTTAGTGAAGTTTTTGCTTATGAAAAATTATCGCCAATTTTGGCTATGTATCGAGCATCAACTTTCCCTGAAGCTGTCGATAAAGCCGAAAAATTGGTAGAATTTGGTGGCATGGGACATACATCAGTATTGTATACAAATCCCGCCAATATCGATGATATTGCCTATTTTGAGCATAAGATGAAAACGGGGCGTGTCCTGATTAATACCCCATCATCTCAAGGGGCAATTGGTGATTTATATAACTTTAAACTTGACCCATCCTTAACTTTAGGTTGTGGTACATGGGGAGGTAATACAGTTTCTGCTAACGTCACACCCCATCACCTTGTTAATATTAAAACGGTGTCACAACGGCGGCAAAATATGTTGTGGTTTCGTGTCCCGCCCAAAATATATTTGAAATATGGGTGTTTGCCTGTAGCTTTAAGAGATTTAGTAGGTAAAGAACGCGCTTTTATCGTTACAGATAAACCATTATTTGATTTAGGATTAGTCGATAAAGTTACTCAGGTGTTAGACGAAATTGGTGTAAAACATGATGTTTTTCACGACGTTGAACCTGATCCCACATTATCCAATGTCAATAAAGGATTAGCCTTACTTAGAAGCTATCAACCAGATGTGATTATTGCTATTGGTGGTGGTTCGCCGATGGATGCAGCCAAAGTCATGTGGTTGATGTACGAACATCCCGATGTAGAGTTTGAAGGCTTGGCGATGCGGTTTATGGATATCCGCAAGCGGGTTTATGAATTACCACCTCTGGGAAAAAAAGCCATCATGGTGGCGATTCCGACAACTTCGGGAACTGGTTCAGAAGTGACACCCTTTGCTGTCGTCACAGATGAGAAAGTAGGCGTGAAATACCCCTTAGCAGATTATGCACTAACTCCGAATATTGCGATCGCAGACCCGGAACTCGTCTTAAATATGCCTAAAAAACTCACCGCCTACGGTGGGATTGATGCCTTAACTCATGCCTTAGAATCCTACGTATCAGTAATGGCGACCGAATTTACCGATGGTCTGGCACTACAAGCCATTAGATTATTGTTTAAATATTTACCGAGTGCTTATAACAATGGTGCGAACGATCCGAAAGCACGGGAGAAAGTACATTATGCTGCCACAATTGCAGGTATGGCTTTTGCGAATGCTTTCTTGGGTATTTGTCACTCAATGGCCCACAAACTAGGTGCAACCTTCCACGTCCCCCACGGACTTGCTAACGCCTTGATGATTTCCCACGTCATCCGCTACAACGCTACTGATATTCCATTCAAACAAGCAATTTTTCCCCAGTACAAATATCCCAATGCCAAAGACAGATATGCTCAAATAGCTGATCACCTACATTTAGGTGGGGATACAGCCGATGAAAAAGTGGAATTATTAGTATCTGCGATCGAAAATCTCAAACGTCAAGTTGATATTCCCAGCACGATTAAACAAGCCCTAGGAGACGAAGATCGAGAGTTTTACTCCAAGTTGGAAGAGATGGCAGAACAAGCATTTGACGACCAATGCACGGGAGCAAACCCACGCTATCCACTCATGAACGACTTGAAAGAATTATATGTCTTAGCCTACCAAGGTTGTCGGATCGATGCGGCACTTTATCACAGCGAACCGGAATTTTTTGATGGTGATGCAGGAATTCTTAGGGGTGTAGGGGTGTAG